The following coding sequences lie in one Miscanthus floridulus cultivar M001 chromosome 9, ASM1932011v1, whole genome shotgun sequence genomic window:
- the LOC136479847 gene encoding uncharacterized protein — protein MKNQADKNRKDWEFQVGDMVYLKLQPYIQSSVAYRNNHKLSFRFFGPYKIIARVGSVAYKLELLASAQIHPVVHVSQLKKHVPPQTEVLDSLDAVATDSTVPVLPLQVLDGQDVSVGGKLKQRLLVQWEHQPPSMASLEDAADMSRRFPTAWGQAVGKAGGNVTSCIRTLKKGKKARRVKAKSG, from the coding sequence ATGAAGAATCAAGCTGATAAGAATAGAAAGGATTGGGAGTTCCAGGTTGGGGACATGGTCTATTTAAAGCTGCAACCTTATATTCAGTCATCTGTGGCATATCGCAATAATCACAAGTTATCCTTCAGATTCTttggaccatacaagatcataGCTCGAGTTGGCTCAGTAGCTTACAAATTGGAGCTACTAGCCTCAGCTCAGATTCACCCAGTGGTTCATGTATCTCAACTCAAGAAACATGTTCCACCACAGACTGAAGTATTGGACTCGCTGGATGCAGTTGCCACTGACTCCACTGTTCCAGTTTTGCCATTGCAGGTGCTGGATGGTCAGGATGTTTCTGTTGGGGGCAAGCTGAAGCAAAGACTGCTGGTACAATGGGAGCATCAACCTCCTTCGATGGCTTCCTTGGAGGACGCTGCTGATATGAGTCGGAGGTTCCCCACAGCTTGGGGTCAAGCTGTTGGTAAAGCAGGGGGCAATGTCACAAGCTGCATCAGGACTCTGAAGAAAGGCAAGAAGGCGCGAAGAGTGAAGGCCAAGAGTGGCTAA